One Halobacterium sp. DL1 DNA window includes the following coding sequences:
- a CDS encoding enoyl-CoA hydratase — protein sequence MHGITTNRTDGGVRTIALDRPEKLNALDTATLRNLASTVADADEQVVVVEGRGRAFCAGADLEEAGEDGEDIDAYQDVTRVVRRHPGVVVGKLHGHVVGGGLELALAFDLRYAAADTTFQLPEVTLGAVVSNGATRLLPLVVGDGFAREMVLTGRPVDAEEALDHGLVAAVHSAEELDDAVAGVARRIADNPAVGVALNKRGLNRAFPVGDTLAVERDLHREHEARGASVDTSLD from the coding sequence ATGCACGGAATCACGACCAATCGAACTGACGGCGGTGTGCGCACTATCGCGCTCGACCGGCCCGAGAAACTGAACGCGCTCGACACCGCGACGCTGCGGAACCTCGCGTCCACGGTCGCGGACGCCGACGAACAGGTGGTCGTCGTGGAGGGGAGGGGTCGTGCGTTCTGTGCGGGGGCTGACCTCGAGGAAGCAGGTGAAGACGGCGAGGACATCGACGCCTACCAGGACGTGACGCGGGTAGTGCGGCGTCACCCGGGCGTCGTCGTCGGGAAACTCCACGGCCACGTCGTCGGTGGCGGCCTGGAACTGGCGCTCGCGTTCGACCTCCGGTACGCCGCCGCGGACACGACGTTCCAGCTCCCGGAGGTCACCCTCGGCGCGGTGGTGTCGAACGGCGCGACGCGGCTCCTCCCGCTCGTCGTCGGCGACGGGTTCGCCCGCGAGATGGTGCTCACGGGCCGGCCGGTCGACGCCGAGGAGGCCCTCGACCACGGACTCGTGGCCGCAGTCCACTCTGCGGAGGAACTGGACGACGCCGTCGCGGGCGTCGCCCGGCGGATTGCCGACAACCCCGCCGTGGGCGTGGCGTTGAACAAGCGCGGCCTGAACCGGGCGTTTCCGGTCGGGGACACGCTGGCGGTAGAGCGTGACCTCCACCGCGAGCACGAGGCGCGGGGCGCCAGCGTGGACACCAGCCTCGACTGA
- a CDS encoding MaoC family dehydratase: MSTHTQRSGDRYFEDVELGEERTVADARTITETDIVNYAGVSGDFGDIHVSEEAAKETGFGQRIAPGNMVHAIAETIGIDWAVEAFSYGHDNIRFVNPVFIGDTITVHTEVVAVENYDDEFGRVVNKYTVTNQRDETVLVDEHILLVKRRNAGE, encoded by the coding sequence ATGAGCACACACACCCAGCGCAGCGGCGACCGCTACTTCGAAGACGTCGAACTGGGGGAGGAGCGGACGGTTGCGGACGCGCGGACCATCACCGAGACGGACATCGTGAACTACGCCGGCGTCAGTGGGGACTTCGGCGACATCCACGTCAGCGAGGAAGCGGCGAAGGAGACGGGGTTCGGGCAGCGGATTGCCCCTGGCAACATGGTCCACGCCATTGCGGAGACCATCGGCATCGATTGGGCGGTGGAGGCGTTCAGCTACGGGCACGACAACATCCGGTTCGTGAACCCGGTGTTCATCGGCGACACCATCACCGTCCACACCGAGGTCGTGGCGGTCGAGAACTACGACGACGAGTTCGGCCGCGTCGTGAACAAGTACACAGTGACGAACCAGCGCGACGAGACCGTACTCGTCGACGAGCACATCCTGCTCGTGAAGCGACGGAACGCGGGTGAGTAG
- a CDS encoding proteasome subunit alpha, protein MQGQNQQQAYDRGITIFSPDGRLYQVEYAREAVKRGTASIGVRTAEGVVLLVDKRTRSPLLEGSSVEKLHKVDDHVGAASAGHVADARQLIDFARQQSQVERVRYDEPIGVRTLTKEVTDHIQQYTQVGGARPFGVALLIAGVSDGEPRLFETDPSGTSNEWKAVAIGSDRSAIQEYLEDEYDADLTVDDGIDLALRALNEGREGALEGEGVGIAVVDAETATYRELDAEEAEAHIEELDIE, encoded by the coding sequence ATGCAGGGTCAGAACCAGCAGCAGGCCTACGACCGCGGTATCACGATCTTCTCCCCGGACGGCCGACTCTACCAGGTCGAGTACGCGCGGGAGGCAGTCAAGCGCGGCACGGCGAGTATCGGCGTCCGAACCGCCGAGGGTGTCGTCCTCCTCGTCGACAAGCGCACGCGCTCCCCGCTCCTCGAGGGGTCCAGCGTCGAGAAGCTCCACAAGGTCGACGACCACGTGGGTGCCGCGAGCGCGGGTCACGTCGCCGACGCCCGCCAGCTCATCGACTTCGCGCGCCAGCAGTCCCAGGTCGAGCGCGTCCGCTACGACGAACCCATCGGCGTCCGCACGCTGACCAAGGAGGTCACCGACCACATCCAGCAGTACACGCAGGTCGGCGGCGCGCGCCCGTTCGGCGTCGCGCTCCTCATCGCGGGCGTCTCCGACGGCGAACCCCGCCTCTTCGAGACGGACCCCTCGGGCACGTCCAACGAGTGGAAGGCAGTCGCCATCGGTTCGGACCGCTCGGCCATCCAGGAGTACCTCGAGGACGAGTACGACGCCGACCTCACCGTCGACGACGGCATCGACCTCGCGCTGCGCGCGCTCAACGAGGGCCGCGAGGGCGCACTCGAGGGCGAGGGCGTCGGCATCGCGGTCGTGGACGCCGAGACCGCGACCTACCGCGAACTCGACGCCGAGGAAGCCGAAGCCCACATCGAGGAACTCGACATCGAGTAA
- a CDS encoding aldo/keto reductase translates to MEYTTLGDTGMQVSRICLGCMSFGTGREWTLDEEESREIIERAIDLGVNFFDTANVYSNGESERILGDVLADYDRDEQVVATKVFGDMNPDDPNASGVSRKALEQELDASLERLGMETVDLYQTHRWDYETPIEQTLAALDDAVRRGKVRYIGTSSQWARQFAEALHTSDLLGYERFVTMQNHYNLVYREEEREMLPLCEREGIGVMPWSPLARGYLTRPHEDVEATKRGDTDDYRREQSYQEGGGREVNERVEELAAEKDVEMAQISLAWLFHKEWVDAPIVGTTSVEHLEDAVEALDIDLSDADVDYLEEPYQPVQISGHE, encoded by the coding sequence ATGGAGTACACGACGCTGGGCGACACCGGCATGCAGGTCAGCCGTATCTGTCTCGGCTGCATGAGCTTCGGCACGGGCCGGGAGTGGACGCTGGACGAGGAGGAGTCCCGGGAGATCATCGAGCGCGCCATCGACCTCGGCGTGAACTTCTTCGACACCGCGAACGTCTACTCGAACGGGGAGTCCGAGCGCATCCTCGGGGACGTGCTCGCGGACTACGACCGCGACGAGCAGGTCGTCGCGACCAAGGTGTTCGGCGACATGAACCCCGACGACCCGAACGCGAGCGGGGTGTCCCGGAAGGCCCTCGAGCAGGAGCTCGACGCCTCCCTGGAGCGGCTGGGGATGGAGACGGTGGACCTCTACCAGACCCACCGCTGGGATTACGAGACGCCCATCGAGCAGACGCTGGCGGCGCTCGACGACGCCGTCCGCCGGGGGAAGGTGCGGTACATCGGGACGTCCTCGCAGTGGGCGCGCCAGTTCGCCGAAGCGCTGCACACCAGCGACCTGCTGGGTTACGAGCGCTTCGTCACGATGCAGAACCACTACAATCTCGTCTACCGCGAGGAAGAGCGAGAGATGCTACCGTTGTGTGAGCGCGAGGGGATCGGCGTGATGCCGTGGTCGCCGCTCGCCCGCGGCTACCTCACCCGCCCCCACGAGGACGTCGAGGCCACCAAACGCGGAGACACCGACGACTACCGCCGCGAGCAATCGTACCAGGAGGGTGGCGGTCGGGAGGTCAACGAGCGCGTCGAGGAACTCGCCGCGGAGAAGGACGTGGAGATGGCTCAGATCTCCCTGGCGTGGCTGTTCCACAAGGAGTGGGTCGACGCGCCCATCGTCGGCACAACGAGCGTCGAACACCTCGAGGACGCCGTCGAAGCGCTGGACATCGACCTCTCGGACGCCGACGTCGACTACCTCGAAGAACCGTACCAGCCAGTCCAGATCTCCGGGCACGAGTAG
- a CDS encoding ABC transporter permease, translated as MNFGNRNSQRSFTDQALTFLTYGLGIGIAVLCVLPFLYMLSVVFRPSDQLWTVQLIPSSLTLTTLETSFGRVGDLLWNSVLISSGTMLVSLIIVIPSAYVFGRLDFKGKSTMFYLVLLIIMFPFVLLIIPIAESWFTLGLYNTVPGMWIAYQIFVAPFAIWVLRDYFAKLPLNLEESARIYGCTQFSAFRRVILPLAMPAIIAVAFLSFLVAWNDFLMGSMLTDGTGPRPAVVGLYLTIHGTSASVPWGLIMGETLIIGTPPTVLYLLARKSLSESFEVSE; from the coding sequence ATGAACTTCGGCAACAGAAACTCCCAGCGGTCGTTCACCGACCAGGCGCTCACGTTCCTCACCTACGGGCTCGGAATAGGCATCGCTGTGCTGTGCGTGCTACCGTTCCTCTACATGCTGTCGGTGGTCTTCCGACCGTCGGACCAGCTTTGGACCGTCCAGCTCATCCCGTCGTCGCTGACGCTTACGACACTGGAGACGTCCTTCGGTCGTGTCGGCGACCTCCTGTGGAACAGCGTGCTAATCTCCTCGGGAACGATGCTCGTCTCCCTGATCATCGTCATCCCCAGCGCCTACGTCTTCGGGCGGCTGGACTTCAAGGGGAAGTCCACGATGTTCTACCTCGTGTTGCTGATCATCATGTTCCCCTTCGTCCTGCTTATCATCCCAATTGCGGAGAGCTGGTTCACTCTGGGGCTGTACAACACCGTTCCCGGCATGTGGATCGCGTACCAGATCTTCGTCGCCCCGTTCGCCATCTGGGTGCTCAGGGACTACTTCGCTAAGCTCCCCCTCAACCTGGAGGAGTCGGCGCGCATCTACGGCTGCACGCAGTTCAGCGCGTTCCGTCGTGTCATCCTGCCGCTAGCCATGCCCGCGATCATCGCCGTCGCGTTCCTGTCGTTCCTGGTTGCGTGGAACGACTTCCTCATGGGCAGCATGCTGACCGACGGAACCGGCCCGCGGCCCGCCGTGGTTGGCCTCTACCTGACGATTCACGGAACCTCGGCGTCAGTCCCGTGGGGACTGATCATGGGCGAGACGCTCATCATCGGGACTCCGCCGACTGTACTGTACCTCCTGGCGCGCAAGTCCCTCTCCGAGTCGTTCGAGGTCTCCGAGTAG
- a CDS encoding ABC transporter permease yields MSSIDFKKRLPDLGFVPDSVEDRLAYIFLAPLMVFLIFIVWVPFLQGIWMSLHNWPLGFTAPSFVGLDNYSNLLTSERFYVSLKATVIYGFATVIQLGLALTAALIVNKIKFKSLFSGMYLLPYTMPPVATGTLWVFLLKPNLGPIFTLLTDWGILQDPIYWSTQGDMALLVVTLVNAWTFWPFMFLILFATLVSIPDEYYESARVYGASRWQTFWYVTLPQLKTSIFVVVTLRLVWNLTKVSQPLQMTGGGPGYQTSPLSLLLYRSAFSDGNLGEAFAVGIIFLLLVLAFIVLFIRYFEKSEGDQL; encoded by the coding sequence ATGAGCTCAATAGACTTCAAGAAGCGACTACCAGATCTCGGCTTCGTCCCCGACTCGGTCGAAGACCGCCTGGCGTACATCTTCTTAGCACCGCTGATGGTGTTCCTGATTTTCATCGTCTGGGTCCCGTTCCTGCAGGGAATCTGGATGAGTCTGCATAACTGGCCGCTCGGGTTCACTGCGCCCAGCTTCGTCGGGCTAGATAACTACTCTAACCTGTTGACGTCGGAGCGGTTCTACGTTTCGCTGAAGGCGACGGTCATCTACGGCTTCGCGACGGTCATCCAGCTGGGACTGGCGCTGACTGCGGCGCTGATCGTCAACAAGATCAAGTTCAAGAGCCTGTTCAGCGGGATGTACCTGCTCCCGTACACGATGCCGCCGGTCGCAACGGGGACGTTGTGGGTTTTCCTGCTGAAGCCGAACCTCGGCCCGATCTTCACCCTCCTCACCGACTGGGGGATCCTGCAGGACCCCATCTACTGGAGCACGCAGGGGGACATGGCACTGCTAGTCGTCACGCTCGTCAACGCGTGGACGTTCTGGCCGTTCATGTTCCTCATCCTGTTCGCGACGCTGGTGAGCATCCCAGACGAGTACTACGAGAGTGCTCGCGTCTACGGCGCGAGCAGGTGGCAGACCTTCTGGTACGTGACTCTCCCGCAGTTGAAGACGTCCATCTTCGTGGTGGTCACGCTCCGCCTGGTCTGGAACCTGACGAAGGTCTCGCAGCCACTGCAGATGACTGGTGGGGGGCCCGGCTACCAGACCTCCCCGCTCTCGTTGCTCCTCTACCGGTCCGCGTTCAGCGACGGTAACCTCGGCGAGGCGTTCGCCGTGGGTATCATCTTCCTGCTGCTGGTGCTCGCGTTCATCGTCCTGTTCATCAGGTACTTCGAGAAGTCGGAGGGTGACCAGCTATGA
- a CDS encoding IclR family transcriptional regulator: MPNAGENSSTRTVDAVGRTIDIFEALHELEGGTVTELADHLGYSKSSVHAYLTSLEEREFVTKEGYFYRPSYRFITIAERLRRSHYDIYKFGREAAKRLAEETGEFVQIMVEEYEMGIHIFTASGKKGVYADKYPVGRPCPLHCNAAGKAILATLPERKLQRIVFQNNLPSITENTITDPDELLRELEAIQETDVAFSTEEAVIGMRGIASPVVGPSGETLGSVNISGPVSQFDTERFRETLPEKVVECSNFIEVEIMNERGYDD, from the coding sequence ATGCCAAACGCGGGCGAGAACAGCTCGACACGAACGGTCGACGCGGTCGGACGGACGATCGATATCTTCGAAGCCCTCCACGAACTCGAGGGGGGTACGGTGACGGAACTGGCCGACCATCTCGGCTACTCGAAGAGCTCCGTACACGCGTATCTAACCAGTCTCGAGGAGCGTGAATTCGTCACCAAAGAGGGCTACTTCTACCGGCCTAGCTACCGCTTCATCACGATAGCCGAACGCCTCCGTCGATCGCACTACGACATCTACAAATTCGGTCGGGAGGCGGCCAAGCGGCTCGCGGAGGAGACCGGCGAGTTCGTTCAGATAATGGTCGAGGAGTACGAGATGGGCATCCACATCTTCACGGCCTCGGGGAAGAAGGGCGTGTACGCAGACAAGTACCCGGTCGGACGACCGTGTCCGCTTCACTGCAACGCTGCAGGGAAGGCGATCCTCGCCACCCTCCCGGAGCGGAAACTGCAGCGCATCGTGTTCCAGAACAATCTGCCTTCGATCACCGAGAACACCATCACTGACCCCGACGAACTGCTGCGGGAACTGGAGGCGATCCAGGAGACCGACGTCGCGTTCAGCACGGAAGAAGCTGTCATCGGGATGCGTGGTATAGCGTCACCTGTCGTTGGTCCGTCGGGGGAGACTCTCGGATCGGTCAACATCTCCGGGCCGGTGAGCCAGTTCGACACGGAACGGTTCCGTGAGACCCTCCCAGAGAAGGTCGTCGAGTGCTCTAACTTCATCGAGGTTGAGATAATGAACGAACGCGGATACGATGATTAA
- a CDS encoding IclR family transcriptional regulator — MREQDTFRVKSTATTVQVIDGLIALDHPGVADIAAHLDIPKSTAHDHLSTLISLGLVVKEPGGYRLGARFLEYGSYARDQMAVYRAARPVVDRLADDTGERANLLIEENGLGVYLYSAEGGYPTEIDTRPGERVPLQTTASGKAIMAFLPRTHTAEIIDEHGLPGATEKSITNRDVLFTELEQVLNRGFAIDDEEHIEGIRCVAAPVLDCDDTAVGAVSVSLPVTRAPDEPVTDEIVRRVLGAAEGIGETIARS, encoded by the coding sequence ATGCGCGAACAGGACACTTTTCGGGTGAAGTCAACAGCGACGACTGTCCAAGTCATCGACGGATTGATCGCTCTAGACCACCCCGGAGTTGCCGACATCGCGGCCCACCTCGACATCCCGAAGAGTACTGCGCACGACCACCTCAGCACGCTCATCAGTTTGGGGCTTGTCGTCAAGGAGCCAGGCGGATACCGACTGGGTGCCCGCTTCCTCGAGTACGGCAGCTACGCACGCGACCAGATGGCGGTGTACCGTGCCGCCCGACCGGTGGTCGACCGACTCGCCGATGACACCGGCGAACGCGCAAACCTGCTGATCGAGGAAAATGGGCTCGGTGTCTACCTCTACAGTGCGGAGGGCGGATATCCGACTGAGATCGATACCCGCCCCGGGGAGCGAGTACCCCTCCAGACTACCGCGTCCGGAAAGGCAATCATGGCATTCCTTCCCCGGACCCATACCGCTGAGATAATCGACGAGCATGGTCTTCCGGGAGCTACTGAAAAGTCGATCACGAACCGAGATGTACTGTTTACGGAACTTGAGCAGGTCCTGAACCGAGGATTCGCCATCGACGACGAGGAACACATTGAGGGAATTCGGTGTGTCGCCGCACCGGTACTCGACTGTGACGACACGGCTGTCGGCGCTGTCAGCGTCTCTCTACCAGTCACCAGAGCGCCCGACGAGCCCGTCACGGACGAGATAGTGCGTCGCGTCCTCGGTGCCGCAGAAGGTATTGGGGAAACTATCGCGCGTTCGTAG
- a CDS encoding hydrogenase expression protein yields the protein MDDGKASREFFADHVAGRTGAERADVRLGPTYGADFGVVDVGDRVLALATDPVFVLRELGVERAAWFAFHICVSDVALSGLPPAHLSVTLNLPPGTSTETFDDIWAVFDREARDLGASITTGHTGTYEGCAFPTVGGATALAVGDPADLVVPTGAHPGDRVVVTKGPAIESVGLLGVLFGDDLPLGDDVVAAARERFEEASPVRDALTAAAAGDVTAMHDATERGLANGLHELAAASGVSLAVERERVPVGAGVQEVCELFGMDPWTASSEGTVVLTVDSGDVNAVLGALDSAGIRAADVGVVEEGAGVTVDGDPLAEPDSDPLWPAYQAARERFRE from the coding sequence ATGGACGACGGGAAAGCAAGCCGGGAGTTCTTCGCGGACCACGTCGCGGGCCGGACCGGCGCCGAGCGCGCGGACGTGCGCCTCGGGCCGACCTACGGCGCCGACTTCGGCGTCGTGGACGTCGGCGACCGGGTGCTCGCGCTCGCCACGGACCCCGTGTTCGTGCTGCGCGAACTCGGCGTCGAGCGGGCGGCCTGGTTCGCGTTCCACATCTGCGTCAGCGACGTAGCGCTGTCGGGGCTGCCACCGGCGCACCTCTCCGTGACCCTCAACCTCCCGCCGGGGACGAGCACGGAGACGTTCGACGACATCTGGGCGGTCTTCGACCGGGAGGCCCGCGACCTCGGCGCGAGTATCACGACCGGGCACACGGGCACCTACGAGGGGTGTGCGTTCCCCACTGTGGGCGGCGCGACGGCGCTCGCGGTCGGTGACCCCGCGGACCTGGTGGTGCCGACCGGCGCCCACCCGGGCGACCGGGTCGTCGTCACGAAGGGGCCGGCCATCGAGTCCGTCGGACTGCTCGGCGTGCTGTTCGGCGACGACCTCCCGCTGGGCGACGACGTCGTCGCGGCAGCGAGGGAGCGCTTCGAGGAGGCGAGTCCCGTCCGGGACGCGCTCACGGCGGCCGCGGCGGGGGACGTCACGGCGATGCACGACGCGACCGAGCGCGGCCTCGCCAACGGCCTCCATGAACTCGCCGCGGCGAGCGGCGTCTCGCTGGCGGTCGAGCGCGAGCGCGTGCCGGTCGGCGCGGGTGTGCAGGAGGTGTGTGAACTCTTCGGGATGGACCCGTGGACGGCCTCCAGTGAGGGCACCGTCGTGCTCACGGTCGACTCGGGGGACGTGAACGCAGTGCTCGGCGCACTCGATTCAGCGGGGATTCGCGCCGCGGACGTGGGCGTCGTCGAGGAAGGAGCCGGAGTCACCGTGGACGGCGACCCGCTGGCGGAACCCGATTCGGACCCGCTGTGGCCGGCGTACCAGGCCGCACGCGAGCGGTTCCGCGAGTAA
- a CDS encoding DSBA oxidoreductase, whose translation MSDTDAITVYSDYVCPFCYLGRQSLAEYQESREDRLDVDWRPFDLRAGKRGPDGEIDHDADDGKDEAYFEQARQNVQRLKEQYGADEMSVDLSRDVDSLDAQVASFYVKEEHPDQWLDFDVALLEALWEDARDIGDVDVLADVAADVGLGPEEIRSAVADEEWRERLEAQFAEAREAGVTGVPTFAYDGYAARGAVPPAQLRRLVEGTE comes from the coding sequence ATGAGCGACACCGACGCGATCACCGTCTACTCGGACTACGTCTGTCCGTTCTGCTACCTCGGGCGGCAGTCCCTCGCGGAGTACCAGGAGAGCCGCGAGGACCGCCTCGACGTCGACTGGCGTCCCTTCGACCTGCGCGCGGGCAAGCGTGGGCCGGACGGCGAGATCGACCACGACGCCGACGACGGGAAGGACGAGGCGTACTTCGAGCAGGCCAGACAGAACGTCCAGCGTCTCAAAGAGCAGTACGGCGCCGACGAGATGAGCGTCGACCTCTCGCGGGACGTCGACTCCCTGGACGCGCAGGTGGCGTCGTTCTACGTGAAAGAGGAGCACCCCGACCAGTGGCTCGACTTCGACGTCGCGCTCCTCGAGGCGCTCTGGGAGGACGCCCGCGACATCGGCGACGTGGACGTGCTCGCAGACGTCGCCGCGGACGTCGGCCTCGGCCCCGAGGAGATCCGTTCCGCCGTCGCCGACGAGGAGTGGCGCGAGCGCCTCGAGGCGCAGTTCGCCGAGGCGAGGGAGGCCGGCGTCACTGGCGTGCCGACGTTCGCCTACGACGGCTACGCCGCCCGCGGCGCCGTCCCGCCGGCACAGCTCCGGCGGCTGGTCGAAGGCACGGAGTAG
- a CDS encoding thioredoxin, whose protein sequence is MSSSTETRTPIRAADGAELRAVLEAHDRVLVEFYTKGCAMCQAIEPVLGNVARQTGITVVMANPGDDVELVDEWSIRSAPTLVLVEDGEEVARLAEGFQGGDDIEAFLDEHAN, encoded by the coding sequence ATGAGTTCGTCCACAGAGACGCGAACACCGATCCGCGCCGCAGACGGCGCGGAACTCCGCGCGGTACTCGAAGCCCACGACCGCGTGCTCGTCGAGTTCTACACGAAGGGCTGTGCGATGTGCCAGGCCATCGAGCCGGTGCTCGGCAACGTGGCCCGGCAGACTGGAATCACGGTCGTGATGGCCAACCCCGGCGACGACGTCGAACTCGTCGACGAGTGGTCGATCCGGAGCGCGCCGACGCTCGTCCTCGTCGAGGACGGCGAGGAGGTCGCCCGACTCGCGGAGGGGTTCCAGGGCGGTGACGACATCGAGGCGTTCCTCGACGAACACGCGAACTGA
- a CDS encoding glycerol-3-phosphate ABC transporter ATPase, with the protein MTAQNEEISDSRSGDATEVEPSTEDVAVRLQNIRKTFNDGQIVACEDFNLDVAEDELVVFLGPSGCGKTTTLRMISGLEQPDSGSISIEGQNVIGKAPKDRNLAFVFQNIALYPHMTVRKNMRFGLDMKSDLSKAEKNKRVEEAAELLGLEGMLDRKPSELSGGQQQRVSLGRAMVIEPAAFLLDEPFSALDANLRDQMRVEVKKLQRRLNTAMVFVTHDQEEAMTLGDKIVIMNSGRIQQVGSAHDIYNDPANQFVAQFIGSPSTNVFEATVVADGDGFAVETDFFTIPLPDERVAGADLTDGQSVSLGVRPEYIELNSGASKFSAEVSVVEPRGDTDAVYLMVDDEEIRAITSQGEIDEDADSVSVDVRPENVWVFDSVSGDRLL; encoded by the coding sequence ATGACTGCTCAAAACGAGGAGATCTCAGATTCTCGTAGCGGTGACGCCACGGAAGTCGAACCCTCGACCGAGGACGTCGCCGTTCGACTCCAGAACATCCGGAAGACGTTCAACGACGGTCAGATCGTCGCGTGTGAAGACTTCAACCTGGACGTCGCGGAGGACGAACTCGTCGTCTTCCTTGGCCCATCCGGCTGTGGAAAGACGACGACATTACGGATGATCTCTGGCCTCGAACAGCCCGACTCCGGGTCGATATCCATCGAGGGTCAGAACGTCATCGGGAAGGCTCCAAAGGACCGCAACCTCGCGTTCGTCTTCCAGAACATCGCGCTTTACCCCCACATGACTGTCCGAAAGAACATGCGGTTCGGGCTGGACATGAAGAGCGACCTCTCGAAGGCGGAGAAGAACAAACGTGTCGAAGAGGCTGCCGAGTTGCTCGGCCTCGAGGGTATGCTGGACCGGAAACCGTCCGAACTGTCCGGAGGGCAGCAACAGCGCGTAAGCCTCGGCCGCGCGATGGTCATCGAACCGGCCGCGTTCCTTCTCGACGAACCGTTCTCAGCGCTAGACGCGAACCTCCGAGACCAGATGCGCGTCGAGGTCAAGAAGCTTCAGCGACGCCTCAATACCGCGATGGTGTTCGTCACTCACGACCAGGAGGAGGCGATGACGCTGGGGGACAAGATCGTTATCATGAACTCGGGCCGCATCCAGCAGGTCGGCTCCGCCCACGACATCTACAACGATCCCGCCAACCAGTTCGTCGCCCAGTTCATCGGCTCTCCCTCGACGAACGTGTTCGAGGCGACAGTCGTGGCCGACGGCGACGGGTTCGCTGTGGAGACCGATTTCTTCACCATCCCACTTCCCGACGAGCGGGTGGCCGGCGCCGACCTCACCGACGGGCAGTCGGTCTCCCTCGGTGTGCGCCCGGAGTACATCGAACTCAACAGCGGCGCCTCGAAGTTCTCCGCGGAGGTCTCTGTCGTCGAACCTCGCGGAGACACCGACGCAGTCTACCTGATGGTCGACGACGAGGAGATCCGGGCAATCACGTCGCAAGGCGAGATCGACGAGGACGCTGACTCGGTCTCCGTGGACGTGCGACCCGAGAACGTCTGGGTGTTCGACTCGGTCTCCGGGGACCGCCTGTTGTAG
- a CDS encoding DNA-directed RNA polymerase epsilon subunit, with translation MRAGSGTSVRWESASGGDRRVEHRPGAGALSRAEAQRDTTVRKWGVVSPSATVIGRAESPEADLSESVRRLHDERHTATEGHSRRAHYLDRLRTTQALCNAVDVTPWQRDVALGVMGEIDLTEFGSQRAIEKVALVVIRHVVDVDRRRYFGLDDLDAGSVSSERLEDLFEQYKRHDVTEEPAFQRLADRYDLDKTSLNRLRRVLTDQLAGGLPAFGRNPERDPHLPAFTDRDVPGAEADAG, from the coding sequence ATGCGAGCAGGCTCCGGGACGTCAGTCCGGTGGGAGTCGGCCAGCGGCGGCGACCGACGCGTCGAACACCGGCCCGGAGCGGGTGCGCTGTCCCGTGCGGAGGCACAGCGCGACACGACCGTCCGGAAGTGGGGCGTCGTCTCACCCAGCGCGACGGTCATCGGGCGCGCCGAGTCACCGGAGGCCGACCTCTCGGAGAGCGTCCGTCGCCTCCACGACGAGCGCCACACGGCCACCGAGGGCCACAGCCGGCGGGCGCACTACCTCGACCGCCTGCGGACGACGCAGGCGCTGTGCAACGCGGTGGACGTGACGCCGTGGCAGCGCGACGTCGCCCTCGGCGTCATGGGCGAGATCGACCTCACGGAGTTCGGGAGCCAGCGCGCCATCGAGAAGGTGGCGCTCGTGGTCATCCGCCACGTCGTGGACGTCGACCGGCGGCGCTACTTCGGGCTCGACGACCTCGACGCGGGCAGCGTCTCCTCCGAGCGCCTCGAGGACCTCTTCGAGCAGTACAAGCGCCACGACGTGACCGAGGAGCCGGCGTTCCAGCGTCTCGCCGACCGCTACGACCTCGACAAGACGAGTCTGAACCGGCTCCGCCGCGTCCTCACCGACCAGCTCGCGGGCGGCCTGCCGGCGTTCGGCCGCAACCCCGAGCGCGACCCACACCTCCCCGCGTTCACCGACCGCGACGTGCCCGGGGCAGAGGCCGACGCGGGCTGA